From the genome of Phoenix dactylifera cultivar Barhee BC4 chromosome 17, palm_55x_up_171113_PBpolish2nd_filt_p, whole genome shotgun sequence:
aagctattagactattatctGACATACTTACAAGTTTGTAATTGTTTTGGTGTCTTAGGTGATGAGTCATGTTTTGCACCATCAAGTTCCATCAATCTGTGTGTTATGAAATTTGAACTATTCAACTGATGTACTTGCCCAAAGTTATATAGATAGTTATAGTTAATTAGAATGTCAAAATCAAAGATTTTGCTCCTAGTGTTTGTTCAGGTCCTCTTTGGATGTGCTTAAAATGACAAGTTGATGGGTGTTTGCTGGGTATTTTGAGATTTAATTTGCTCTCTCATGCACAATTTTTGATTAGGCACTCCAATGGCTTCAATGACTTTAAGGAGACAATTGTTTCTTCAAGCTTTGAAGGAGCCAGATGTGATGTATGTTGATATGACAATGATAGATCATGGATGATGTTGCAATGGTTCTGATGTGATGGAACATGTTGATGTGAGGATTAGCTTTCATGTCTTTAGAGATGGCCTTGTAAGATGGACATGTTGGCTACAGATGGGACTAAGTGGATGAGTTGTTTAATAACCTTTTTTGAGGATAGTGTTTTGCTGAGAGTGTAGATGGATTGCTAGACTCCATTTTTCTGTTACCTTATGTTGATATTCTGCTACTTAGCTAAGTGCTTTTTCCTGTTGTTTTTGTAATACTTGTTTTTCGTACCTGAGCAACGTAGGAATTCTGTACATTTGTGTTCAAAGAAAATTAAGTATAGAAAGAGACATGGGTCCGCCTGTTGCTATGCACTTATCAGAGGTTCCAGGTTCAAACATGGAAAGTGGCATTCCTGCtgtatttctcaaaaaaagaaagctAACTGTATATGTGTATGAACAGTCACCCCCTATATGATTGGATATAGGAAGTGGTGACTTGTTGTTCCTAACACTTCTGTCTGTGTTGGTCATTATCATAAATAAAGATGTATGGCACTATCATATCATAAATAAGGATGTATGGCACTATCTATTTTTAAGGCCAAAATATAAGAACTGGAACAATTTTGTAGAATACTTTACTTGATACAAGTGTTAGACAACATCAAACACTTTTAGTGGATGAAAGACAAATCCTTGATTTTCAAGCCACTTGATGCTTCATTATGCTGCCACTAGAGTTAAGAGAAGGGTTATTGTTTGTATTGATCGAATGCAAAGGTTGTAAAGTATAAACTGTGGCGAAATGTTTCCATGCATTTGTACAATATGTCatgatttttataaaatttactAATAATTGggtgaaatatatttttatattaagaCATGATTAAAATGTTTTGTTTTGATTGTAATGCATGTTAGGGCTTTGGAAGATGGGGATTTTTCACCCCCATGCATGAGTGATGCTTTCGGATGCATGGGAAAGGCAGCTCGTGCTGCACTGTGTGCAATAGCAAGGCATCTTCGCCTACGCAGCGAGTAAGATAGCATTTGTGGATGTTAGTGTTGCATCTGGTTGAATTGGTTTTTAGTGATTTTCTCCTGTGAATGATAGTGAGAAATTCTGGCAGTGTTTTCAACCATCTGCTTGACGATACCCCACTACCTGCCAATGAGGTCTCATCATCAGTGTTGGTTGCAGCCTGTTCTCATGCCTCATTACAGAATGGCAAGGGGCATATTGGAGGAGGGAAATCTTCGGCTAATGAAGTCGAAAAAGGGTTGTTGACCTTAATTGCTTCTGACAGTCCTGGGATCCAGGTATTTAGCTGCTCCTTTCAGTAACATATGAATTTTGAGCAATTAGTAGTCATAAGGTTCTGGACTAGGCTTCACTTGCCAATGTTTCTCATTTATTTCTCTTCCCATTTTAGCTCTAAAACTTTTATAAATATAAGGAAGATAGCTGGTATGCTTTTCCATCATACATCATTATTTCACTGTTTTTACATTTGGCTACTTGCGTTCCTTGAGATCATTTGCTTAGTTACTTCTTTGATAGGTTTGTGACCCAAATGGTCATTGGTACCTAGCAGATGGGGCGTCAGGTCCTGGTGACCTATTGTTGGTTACGGGAAGGGCACTTAGTCATGCTACTGCTGGTCTTCGCCCAGCTGCCTCATATAGGACTACTGCTGACTCTTGTTCAGGAATGATGAATGGTGGAAGGTTTGAATTTACTTTAATCTGGCATTAATTTATGCACATAATTTTGCTTAACCTTGACCCTTTCTATATGCAATAATAGTGTACTGTCAAGTGTCAAGCGGACAATTCATGACTTTGTGCACTCAATTGATACTTGATTTATTCATAATACCTGACTTATATTGTCTTTCTTTTTGTAGGGCATCACTGACATTTAGACTAATGCCTCAAAGCAATGCTATATTGGATTGCTCCCCAATTGCAGCTGCTGGCCATGTAATCCCACAAAGTTACCAACCAATATCTGTGAGCCAGTTTATGGATGACTTGTCTACTGAAGAAGATGTTGCGTGCACCCATCCTGATAATACTTATGTGAGTTTACTATTTTAAGCATCTCCTATCTTCATAtgtattgttttttcttttcctttcactTTGTAAACTGTCTAATACTTAATTGTGACATGTGAGAAAATAGGAGATGCTGCTCTATATTGTTTGACTAAAAATTCTGGGACATTATAATTGCCATTGTTATAGAAGACTGATATCCTAACTAGTGGAGGTTCAAAAAGTTTGTACCAGTTCTATCTATGACTACTATCGGACAGTTATGGATGAAGCAAAAAAGTATaaaaattgagcttcaattcTAGCTAGAAACTAGATAAATCATTTCAGAGTTGGCTTCTGCGGATATCCAAGAGTTGATCCAAAGTAAAGAATTTATGTCAAACAAGAAAAACAACATTTTTTTGGTTGGAGCCAAAAGTGTTAGGCTTCTAGACTTCTAGGGCTAGGAGAGTAGGGACATGTCTAGGTGGGATTTTGGATAAAAGAAAACATCTGAAAAATCTAAGGAACATAAGAGGGATTTATGACAACTGATATAAATTGCATCTTCTGATATTGTTAGTGCTTCACAACTTTATAATCACCACATAGAATCTCATAATGATCTTGAATAGCTGAAGTTGGAATCCTAGATGAAGAGAGTTTAAAGAAAGGAGGTCTAAACAGAAGTGAAGAAAGAGGGATGCCAGTTCAGTCTGTTGTAGTAGAAAAGCTGAGgatgaaaagaagaaagaagagcaagaaaacaaaaagagagagaacagaGGAATGTTGCTAGAATTTGAGAAAAGAATGAAGACAAAGCTCATCATGTTACTTAGTGTTCCTATTCCATCATCATTTCCTCTTTAGCAAAACCAGAACTCATAGATTACCTTGTACTTTTCTCAAACTTAGGATTACTTTATGCCCTTTAATGGCTTATTGCTTCATGTTTTCTCGGTGCATTACTTGTAATCCCTCATTAATAACGATTACATTATGACCTGTTGCTTGATGACGTTTTAGGGAATAGAAAAGATAATGTATTTGTGCATACGGTCATATCCTTTTGTTTTTATCTGGTCATGTTCACAGCATTCCCGCACCCTCACCACTACATACAAAAATTAAGATAAATGGATTAGAATAAGTAACAAGCAATTCTAAATTGCtaacattatccaataatgttAATGAGCTATAAGGAACATTctcatcatattttttttgaatagaaTGTGTAGTACTGTTTCTAGCAGGTTGTAATCCATTTCATTATGTATCACATGCAAGCGACTGTCTCACAATTTTACCATGACAGTAAGCATTTTTTGCATATTGGTAACATATAACTGATTTCTAGCATTTCCCTTTCTGTTTGTGCTTCTCTCTTAGGTGGCGTGCAATGATCACGATCTCGTTCGGGAACCATCATTGAGAAGTGTCCTTTCAGACCCTCTATCGTAAGTTTctacatttatatttatttatttttaaatgttTTCTCATCACTTCTTTTTGCAAACCACCGTACCAGGGAGGAAGATGGAAAGTCTGATTGGTTCCTGTCATTTGTTGACATTATTTTGTCACCTATCGCATAATTTTCAAGTCTGCCACATAAGTTCAATTTCATGACAAATGGTACAATTTTATC
Proteins encoded in this window:
- the LOC103717222 gene encoding uncharacterized protein LOC103717222 isoform X3, with the protein product MSDAFGCMGKAARAALCAIARHLRLRSDVFNHLLDDTPLPANEVSSSVLVAACSHASLQNGKGHIGGGKSSANEVEKGLLTLIASDSPGIQVCDPNGHWYLADGASGPGDLLLVTGRALSHATAGLRPAASYRTTADSCSGMMNGGRASLTFRLMPQSNAILDCSPIAAAGHVIPQSYQPISVSQFMDDLSTEEDVACTHPDNTYVACNDHDLVREPSLRSVLSDPLSGAFLEDAMVVSCGHSFGGHMLKKVIEMARCTLCNAEIDPGSLVPNFALRVAATAVKMEDDRRLFHNAAVRKRRKEVGEQMDALKRLGKENGEVPADGDGPRLLKGVQYPFAVNEKVLIKGNRRTPDKFVGKEAVITSQCLNGWYLLKILDSGESVRLQYRSLQKLLCSQADDRAQPQPLLQSGS